GTTTCGTCTCGACGGCCCGGGCAAACTCGGCGAGCAGCTGCCTGTTCTGTTCGTCGGATGCCGCCAGCATGGCCGGGGCTCTTTTGCCCAGCTCCTCCCGCAGCAATTGCGCAAGCTCCTGGCGCAGTTGCTGGCGTATCTCCGGTTCGATGGCCGCGCGCACTCGTCGGACATCCGGCGTGGCCGAGGTGAGCCGTCCGATGCCGACGCCTGTCGCGAGCACGATCGCCGCCGCCGCGGCCCATTTGATCAAAGGCCGTGCTGGCACGGCGCGGGGTCGCTTCGCGGTCACCCGCCACGCGTCCAGGTCTCTTCGCGCCGCCCGCCATTCGGCGACCTTGCCCTTGCAATCCGGGCAAACCGCGAGGTGCGCGGCAAGGCCGGTGTGTTCCTCGGAGTTCAACTCGTCGTACAGATACGACATCCATTCTTCACGAGCCGGGTGGTTCATAGCATTACACTTTCTCTTGTCTGTCCCGCGGACTTTACGAGGCTTTTCGCCGTCTCGACCGCGAGCATGGGTTTCAAAATTCTGTTCATCTGTGTCAGCGCCTCGGCCATGCGCGACTTTACCGTGCCTTCCGGCACATCCAACACTGCCGCAATTTCCCGGAACTTCAGGTTCTCGTAATGCCGCATCACGAGCACTGTTCGGTACGCCTCCGGCAGTTGCAGCAATGCCTGTCGCACCAGTTCGCCGCGTTCCTGCTCCACCAGCGACCCGTCCGGCCCGGGTTCGGGCGCAACGAACGCCTCCAGCGCGGCGACCGTCTCCCCGCACGGATCCATCGATTCCTCCCGACGCTTCGAGCGGCGCAGTTCGTCGTAACAAAGGTTCAGCGCGATCCGCCACAGCCATGTGGAAAACCTGCCGTTGGGCTGGTAATCCTTCCGCTTCGCAAAGACGCGCGCAAATGCCTCCTGGGTCAGGTCTTCGGCGCGGTGCTCGTCCCCCGTCATCCGGACGCAGAGATGATGAATGCGACCCTCCCACTGGCGCACGAGCCGGGCGAAAGCCTCCTCGTCATCCTGCGTCTGCACGCGCCACATCGCCTGCTCATCAGTGATGGCAAAGAGCGAACGAAGCGAGGCAAAGGGAGCGGTCCGCATACAACTATCCCAGTCCGGGCCCGTGAGAAGTGTGGTTGACTGCGTGTCCGATAGTCATGCCATTCGATTTTTGACCACTCGTCTTTGCGTTCGTTTCAACAGGTTAAACGTTGGAAGGCTTCATTTGGTTCGGAAGAAAATTGCGGTGGGGGTCGCCGCTGCGAAAGGGATCGTCACTTTTAGCGCCCGCTGAATGATACGCCCGATGAAAGGGATGGGCCGCGCGGCC
The sequence above is drawn from the Candidatus Angelobacter sp. genome and encodes:
- a CDS encoding zf-HC2 domain-containing protein, with the translated sequence MNHPAREEWMSYLYDELNSEEHTGLAAHLAVCPDCKGKVAEWRAARRDLDAWRVTAKRPRAVPARPLIKWAAAAAIVLATGVGIGRLTSATPDVRRVRAAIEPEIRQQLRQELAQLLREELGKRAPAMLAASDEQNRQLLAEFARAVETKRTEDSQAIYAALSRLESRRVADYVSLKKDLDTVAVLTDAGLRQTQQQLVQLADYSEPADPSNSPKN
- a CDS encoding sigma-70 family RNA polymerase sigma factor; this encodes MRTAPFASLRSLFAITDEQAMWRVQTQDDEEAFARLVRQWEGRIHHLCVRMTGDEHRAEDLTQEAFARVFAKRKDYQPNGRFSTWLWRIALNLCYDELRRSKRREESMDPCGETVAALEAFVAPEPGPDGSLVEQERGELVRQALLQLPEAYRTVLVMRHYENLKFREIAAVLDVPEGTVKSRMAEALTQMNRILKPMLAVETAKSLVKSAGQTRESVML